In Lacerta agilis isolate rLacAgi1 chromosome 1, rLacAgi1.pri, whole genome shotgun sequence, the following proteins share a genomic window:
- the LOC117056699 gene encoding titin-like produces MSFMHSWSEKQKPSFTQKLKYRSVMAGDPVVFQCKLSALPLPQITWYHNNRQIPQSLRRRIKSESCMDMHSSSLEVKEVQERDSGSYKVFAINSEGSAESTASLLVAHGDKQNAKYLEFLRQSESTCERIEHLVQKKRGDRLKVDLRCIGSPFDKKQETEKVLRAFSPTKGMVRTISFESLPSLRQEFVYDKDWVRNRRADRGCSEGEALLDEETKVKLQRLREAKKAMLEKKKVLLSQGSTEEHLPSAKFVRIGNKRGPLAHSICATSHVETKGLAFQTIEQINEKAMLPTVSGTKEVTVGSSSRELEKTSEKFQVRMERILGLPGPPQILQEFPDKSNRGGMFRRQEVVASKGNVKPQVTEKDPKAIGMNTRWMNHTYTHGKSEEARMDTQDFKATKDIKKNPSPLVYVLLTDDVSEREKPDMVMSDTITLNINEPAPVFEIREMSKTVETAMSVNKCSLETEESVLAEVTETETEIAEPPDKLVRPVPKYLEPCPPFFVHEIESQEVSEGESCVFNCDFQGHPQVTVTWYNNDKPLQRNQECNIRTTENSSTLTFSTIVCDQEGSITCVIFNQHGTATTSGMLKVKVKEKPEFEPFSICKVELSPDYAEEEEELSLAFEYSKKGEPDLSMDGRATLLPPQIKLPRPCISDPDLLSLPVEIKITAPTPTPEQDEEFKELTQFVEFVPEEPPEEQTSVGLKHKFKFSFDVAHEPPKILKEIQQHVRCREGDSVVLECLISAEPLPIVTWLQNDGILIPTENIYFEDGDGIYRLHICKVSISDAGMYKCVAENKAGIVETVCYLSVDPTVEIFSDETELKAVQSQVRGTQDQIAREHLGSYFESSVGLTESSFSDKAYSVSQQFHSVSKLDFGGEETGRPVQEMESQLPNYLNDVMKSLLADESEHPHFQIWEQKDVHKEVESSAEEEQKVDSISEILADTPLVEEFRGTAAEQAKVESTYKHAAMEISSSCQFEMVVESHTEREKSVTGEDISVSHDVKDEGETVRDIFEKMQKISKGLEFTLAYLEPESESLQYGPTQGISHEEIPSSEIITDIPFKEVKEQICTFEQELSAKESMDHRFSTPILKMLQENSDVQEKDQCFTDILSKNSQDQSAIEERSMLHLQNINNELQSAPKEEQLDYEVVNKENLQEAVANEQQELFRVEKEQAFRSSISDKEEGTLIHEEKFTSFGEGKEKEIHCGEKLVGKADVSVPEFVFDLKQMLAIEDNVDKNAQEQTETQELIGPSPIAGKLDISLDGTPVHADTETADEQQNRLKSEEVYVKEKCLVSEIIQANTNKITESAQIGISALEQRLNSSQGISKEGELVNEANYAQENALCLEKVEGSLHPASLGTENVVEEQEEIIMKGLSDIERTDLDKIIESAEVDTSAESYSPDINKEKEPGEEGIFDLKQLSLHVENDSQNQEDVLVKALHSGSEEMKLDVNKTPEIIQSPTLFLEQERASQQEPSQDTEPVKTEYSFKEAILSFEEEFPSKQSNYNKEIVIQEEVHIEEKQTHEKDQDSVFTVPDIEIIGGEYVKTAYSVAESLETDVAEHAHKKSDLEVSKVNETIKEESGALQQSLPPKNGSFDLKQAYSDIEKNSHLPETEGTYFKNIYSASEGVQADTKSTMENARQIMHSCQKHSFSLKTMMEEENVQECTSPENIDIDLKLAFLNLENVDQQQEEKLPRGQIPLKFLYSASEEMEAFQGQQLKSTESNVLYKSRDNKECTLSPGKELQTQEQMFDLKAHAASLSQDFSLKEAETLPEKEVGSFNLRSAFEMVGTETKSFIKQLQKASVPEEGVSLSEELRQSYKVQLEGDNSLEQKLQAEAELTVTQILKNALETISLSTEQEPATKRHCDPEGKFSEEEVLRMPDEAFLWGQPEPIPLSQYFQNQVKETGVLEADSFISDLKKAAHGKKPQSVNETGGEMARVTEHTIIKARSSSTEGTDTEKPFDSQIMPDNQPSSHSSAKELSLAQFLLSFKDESLISQGGVTGECETTEFMNPPLGNLTEGDAVETTLHAQELPPPPHEGADFSLTKYLLAAREQEIPVVRDSSSRTLTREGSITSLEVEDVTFSTVYDYYKQQQELTRPFSPESEMSIDIDSMSGDEMVEAEGFYTPPSSVDNFESPMSFESYHTPIGSPERYSTPSEERYSTPSEERYSTPSEERYSTPSEERYSTPSAESNRASVRSPANLVRGSTPPERYQTPTGSCLQHRSSSLEELRAEMFGTPCEALEPKGNEIPPAFIKPLTKRKIYETTTLRFIAAVIGTPVPDVKWYRNKSLLEQDERVKIQKEGDICILEIHNIQKTDGGEYMCHAINIIGESKNITQVQVLPHDGRALALPPPVTHQHVIEFDIEQGSASRTPSPQEILLEVELDETEIKECEKQVKIATIPELTSDNQSMIVSLDVLPLSLVEHTMASFGKENEDVTIDFEVTEMPPRFTTPVFDIEVPEKSEALFHCTVSGCPTPVVQWFKENQCISSDAWKYAVRSENGSHSLKIQNVQHSDSGMYLCKAVNAVGEAICRCLLAVTGGQGALAVTNDGGEADLSLDSTSGRPQKIDLLVDNTIQNGNQTEIELEFEFEGDTDDSQKAVKLVAVTEQEQEEEGEACVNINFDVFAEPSKEEQIEFKGESTDTCSFEFQVTEAPPKFMKHISDCASFMGTSASFQCLVVGSPKPAISWFKNGALIHEERYCMEESQEGCHSLTIRSLVQTDEGEYKCVATNKAGTAYSSASLTIC; encoded by the coding sequence ATGTCATTTATGCATTCCTGGTCTGAGAAACAGAAACCTTCTTTCACACAAAAGTTAAAGTATCGGTCTGTTATGGCTGGAGACCCAGTTGTTTTCCAGTGCAAATTGAGTGCCCTTCCTTTGCCCCAAATAACATGGTACCATAACAACAGGCAAATCCCCCAAAGTCTGCGAAGGAGAATAAAGAGTGAGAGCTGCATGGATATGCACAGCTCCAGTCTAGAGGTAAAAGAAGTCCAGGAAAGGGACTCAGGGAGTTACAAGGTTTTTGCTATTAACAGTGAGGGTTCAGCCGAGTCCACTGCTTCATTGTTGGTAGCACATGGTGACAAACAAAATGCCAAATACCTAGAGTTTTTGAGACAGTCAGAGAGTACTTGTGAACGTATAGAGCATCTGGTGCAGAAAAAGAGAGGTGATAGGCTCAAAGTTGATCTGCGGTGTATTGGTTCTCCATTTGATAAGAAGCAGGAAACCGAGAAAGTGCTGAGAGCTTTTTCTCCTACCAAAGGGATGGTGAGGACCATAAGCTTTGAAAGTCTCCCGTCCTTAAGACAAGAATTTGTATATGATAAGGATTGGGTAAGAAACAGGCGTGCAGATAGGGGATGTAGTGAAGGAGAGGCTTTGCTTGACGAGGAAACAAAAGTAAAGTTGCAGCGACTTCGCGAGGCAAAAAAAGCtatgctggaaaagaaaaaagtgcttcTATCACAGGGATCAACAGAGGAACATCTTCCCTCTGCGAAATTTGTACGAATTGGGAATAAAAGAGGCCCGTTGGCTCATTCAATCTGTGCAACATCTCATGTGGAGACAAAGGGACTTGCTTTCCAAACAATAGAGCAGATTAATGAAAAGGCCATGTTACCGACAGTGTCAGGCACTAAAGAAGTTACCGTAGGAAGTTCTAGCAGGGAGCTGGAGAAAACATCAGAAAAATTTCAGGTTAGAATGGAACGGATCCTGGGCCTTCCTGGGCCTCCTCAGATTCTCCAGGAGTTTCCTGATAAAAGCAATAGGGGAGGAATGTTCCGGAGACAGGAGGTAGTAGCCTCTAAAGGGAATGTGAAGCCACAAGTTACAGAAAAAGATCCAAAGGCAATTGGGATGAACACAAGATGGATGAACCATACTTATACCCATGGAAAATCAGAAGAAGCAAGAATGGATACTCAAGACTTCAAGGCAACAAAAGACATTAAGAAAAACCCCTCTCCCCTGGTATATGTACTTTTGACTGATGATGTcagtgagagagagaaacctgATATGGTGATGTCAGATACAATCACATTGAACATTAATGAACCTGCGCCTGTTTTTGAGATCAGGGAAATGAGCAAAACTGTAGAAACAGCAATGTCAGTAAACAAATGCTCCCTTGAAACTGAAGAGTCTGTGTTGGCTGAGGTCACTGAAACAGAAACGGAGATAGCAGAACCACCTGACAAATTGGTGAGGCCTGTTCCGAAATATCTGGAGCCATGCCCCCCTTTCTTTGTTCATGAAATTGAATCACAAGAAGTAAGTGAAGGAGAGAGCTGTGTTTTTAATTGTGATTTCCAAGGCCATCCACAGGTCACAGTCACTTGGTATAACAATGACAAGCCACTGCAACGTAACCAAGAATGTAACATCAGAACCACAGAAAATAGTTCTACACTGACATTCTCCACCATTGTCTGTGATCAGGAAGGCTCCATTACTTGTGTGATATTTAACCAGCATGGGACTGCTACAACTTCAGGAAtgctaaaagtgaaagtgaaggaAAAGCCTGAATTTGAACCATTCAGTATATGTAAAGTTGAGCTTTCACCAGACtatgcagaagaggaagaggaactcAGTTTGGCATTTGAGTATTCAAAAAAAGGTGAACCTGATTTAAGTATGGATGGCAGAGCCACTCTCCTGCCTCCACAGATTAAGCTGCCCAGACCTTGCATTTCTGATCCAGATCTGCTTTCACTTCCTGTGGAAATAAAAATAACCGCTCCAACCCCAACTCCAGAACAAGATGAAGAATTCAAAGAATTAACTCAGTTTGTTGAGTTTGTGCCCGAAGAACCCCCTGAAGAACAAACTTCTGTAGGACTAAAGCATAAGTTTAAATTTTCATTTGATGTGGctcatgaaccccccaaaatctTAAAAGAAATTCAACAACACGTTAGATGTAGAGAAGGGGATTCTGTGGTACTTGAATGCTTAATATCCGCAGAACCGCTGCCAATTGTAACATGGCTGCAGAATGATGGGATTTTAATCCCCACTGAAAATATTTACTTTGAGGACGGAGATGGCATTTATAGGTTGCACATTTGCAAGGTTTCCATATCTGATGCTGGCATGTACAAATGTGTTGCTGAAAACAAAGCTGGCATAGTCGAAACTGTTTGTTACCTTTCAGTTGATCCCACTGTGGAAATATTTTCTGATGAAACTGAGCTCAAAGCTGTCCAAAGCCAAGTCAGAGGAACTCAGGACCAGATTGCAAGAGAACATTTGGGGAGTTATTTTGAATCCTCAGTAGGACTTACGGAAAGTAGTTTTAGCGATAAAGCGTATTCTGTAAGCCAGCAGTTCCACAGTGTTAGTAAACTGGATTTCGGAGGGGAAGAAACAGGTAGACCAGTCCAGGAAATGGAATCCCAGCTGCCAAATTATCTAAATGATGTAATGAAGTCTCTACTTGCTGATGAAAGTGAACACCCACATTTCCAGATCTGGGAGCAAAAAGATGTACATAAAGAGGTGGAGTCAAGTGCAGAAGAAGAACAAAAGGTAGACAGTATTTCAGAAATTTTAGCAGACACTCCACTTGTTGAGGAGTTTAGAGGTACAGCTGCTGAACAAGCCAAAGTAGAAAGCACATATAAACACGCAGCTATGGAAATATCATCAAGCTGTCAATTTGAAATGGTTGTAGAGAGTCATACGGAAAGAGAGAAGTCAGTTACAGGAGAAGACATTTCTGTAAGTCATGATGTAAAAGATGAAGGGGAAACTGTAAGAGACATATTTGAGAAGATGCAGAAGATTTCTAAAGGTCTGGAATTCACACTAGCATATCTGGAACCAGAATCAGAGAGTCTTCAGTATGGACCAACTCAAGGTATATCACACGAGGAAATACCTTCAAGTGAGATAATCACAGACATACCATTTAAAGAAGTTAAAGAACAAATCTGCACTTTTGAGCAGGAGTTAAGTGCAAAAGAATCTATGGAtcataggttttccacacctatatTAAAGATGCTGCAAGAAAACAGCGATGTCCAGGAGAAGGATCAATGTTTTACTGATATATTAAGCAAGAATTCTCAGGATCAGTCAGCCATAGAAGAGAGAAGTATGTTACATCTgcaaaatataaacaatgaacTCCAAAGTGCACCTAAGGAAGAACAACTTGACTATGAGGTTGTAAACAAAGAAaatctgcaggaggcagtagccAATGAACAGCAAGAACTGTTCAGAGTAGAAAAAGAGCAAGCATTCAGAAGTTCTATCTCTGACAAAGAGGAAGGCACTTTGATCCATGAGGAAAAGTTCACTAGCTTTGgtgaggggaaagagaaggaaatacATTGTGGTGAAAAATTGGTAGGAAAAGCAGATGTAAGTGTGCCTGAATTTgtatttgatttaaaacaaatgcTTGCTATTGAAGACAACGTAGATAAGAATGCTCaagaacaaactgaaactcaggaACTCATAGGCCCAAGTCCAATTGCTGGCAAACTTGATATCTCACTTGATGGAACGCCGGTTCATGCAGATACAGAAACTGCTGATGAACAACAAAACAGACTTAAATCAGAGGAAGTGTATGTCAAAGAAAAATGTTTGGTTTCTGAAATAATACAAGCTAATACAAACAAAATCACAGAATCAGCACAAATTGGCATATCAGCTCTAGAACAAAGATTGAATTCTAGTCAAGGTATTTCTAAAGAGGGTGAACTTGTAAATGAAGCAAATTATGCCCAAGAAAATGCATTATGCCTAGAGAAGGTAGAAGGTAGTTTACATCCAGCTTCCTTAGGCACAGAAAATGTTGTTGAGGAACAAGAGGAAATCATTATGAAAGGACTTTCAGATATTGAAAGAACAGACCTAGACAAGATTATAGAAAGTGCAGAAGTAGACACATCAGCTGAGAGTTATAGCCCAGACATCAACAAAGAGAAGGAACCGGGAGAAGAAGGAATATTTGATTTAAAACAACTTTCTCTGCATGTAGAAAATGATAGTCAAAACCAGGAAGATGTCCTTGTGAAAGCTCTGCATTCTGGTTCTGAAGAAATGAAACTAGATGTCAACAAAACCCCAGAAATTATACAATCTCCCACTTTGTTTCTAGAGCAAGAAAGAGCTTCTCAACAAGAGCCTTCTCAAGATACTGAGCCAGTAAAGACAGAATATAGTTTCAAGGAAGCTATCTTATCCTTTGAAGAAGAATTTCCCTCCAAACAATCTAATTATAACAAAGAAATTGTTATTCAAGAGGAAGTTCACATTGAGGAAAAACAGACACATGAAAAGGATCAAGATTCTGTTTTTACTGTTCCAGACATAGAAATTATTGGGGGGGAATATGTTAAAACTGCATATTCAGTTGCTGAAAGCCTGGAAACTGACGTTGCTgaacatgcacacaaaaaatcTGATTTAGAGGTTTCCAAAGTAAATGAAACTATAAAGGAAGAAAGTGGTGCACTGCAACAATCATTACCCCCTAAAAATGGCAGTTTTGACTTAAAGCAAGCTTACTCAGATATAGAAAAAAATAGCCACCTACCAGAGACAGAAGGAACATACTTTAAAAACATCTATTCTGCTTCTGAAGGAGTTCAGGCTGATACAAAGAGTACCATGGAAAATGCACGTCAAATAATGCATTCTTGCCAAAAACATTCCTTCTCTTTGAAAACCATGATGGAAGAAGAAAATGTTCAGGAATGTACATCCCCAGAAAACATAGACATTGATTTAAAATTAGCTTTTCTGAATCTAGAAAATGTTGATCAACAGCAAGAAGAGAAGTTGCCACGGGGGCAAATACCTCTCAAATTCCTGTATTCTGCTTCAGAGGAAATGGAAGCCTTTCAAGGGCAGCAGCTGAAATCCACTGAAAGCAATGTCCTCTACAAGAGCAGAGACAACAAAGAATGCACCCTGTCCCCAGGGAAAGAGCTACAAACACAAGAGCAAATGTTTGATCTGAAAGCACATGCTGCATCTTTATCACAAGACTTTTCATTGAAGGAGGCTGAAACATTACCAGAGAAAGAAGTGGGTTCCTTTAATCTGAGGTCGGCTTTTGAGATGGTGGGTACAGAGACAAAGAGTTTCATAAAACAGCTACAGAAGGCAAGCGTACCAGAGGAAGGAGTTTCTCTAAGTGAGGAACTCCGTCAGAGCTATAAGGTGCAGCTAGAGGGAGATAATTCCCTAGAACAAAAGTTACAAGCAGAAGCAGAGCTGACAGTGACACAAATACTGAAGAATGCCTTAGAAACGATTAGCCTTTCTACTGAACAGGAGCCTGCTACAAAACGGCATTGCGATCCGGAGGGGAAATTTTCTGAGGAGGAAGTGCTTAGGATGCCGGATGAAGCCTTTCTGTGGGGACAGCCAGAACCCATCCCTCTCAGTCAGTATTTTCAAAACCAAGTGAAAGAAACAGGTGTGCTCGAAGCTGATAGTTTCATATCTGATTTGAAAAAAGCTGCGCATGGAAAGAAGCCTCAAAGTGTTAATGAAACAGGGGGAGAAATGGCACGTGTTACTGAGCACACCATTATCAAAGCGAGGAGCTCTTCCACTGAGGGGACTGATACCGAGAAGCCTTTTGATAGTCAAATAATGCCTGACAACCAACCATCATCACACAGCTCAGCCAAGGAACTCTCGTTGGCCcagttccttctttcttttaaagatgaATCACTTATAAGCCAGGGAGGTGTGACAGGAGAATGTGAAACTACTGAATTCATGAATCCTCCTCTAGGAAATCTAACTGAAGGGGATGCCGTAGAAACTACTCTTCACGCTCaagaacttcctcctcctcctcatgaagGAGCAGATTTCTCTCTGACAAAGTATTTGCTTGCTGCCAGAGAACAGGAGATCCCAGTTGTCAGAGACAGCTCATCCAGGACTCTGACCAGGGAGGGATCTATCACATCCTTGGAGGTTGAAGATGTTACATTTAGCACCGTTTATGATTATTACAAGCAACAGCAAGAACTGACCCGCCCTTTTTCTCCCGAATCAGAAATGTCTATTGATATTGACAGCATGAGCGGAGACGAAATGGTAGAGGCTGAGGGATTCTACACACCACCATCGTCAGTGGATAATTTTGAATCTCCCATGTCTTTTGAGTCTTATCACACACCAATTGGCAGCCCGGAACGATATTCTACGCCTTCAGAGGAGCGATACTCTACACCATCAGAGGAGCGATATTCTACACCATCAGAGGAGCGATATTCTACACCATCAGAGGAGCGATATTCTACACCATCTGCAGAGTCAAACAGAGCTTCAGTGAGGTCTCCTGCAAATCTAGTAAGGGGGAGCACCCCACCAGAGCGTTATCAAACACCCACCGGCTCTTGTTTGCAACACAGGAGCTCTTCTCTCGAAGAGCTACGTGCTGAAATGTTTGGTACACCTTGTGAAGCATTGGAACCAAAGGGAAATGAAATTCCCCCTGCATTTATTAAGCCATTGACTAAAAGAAAAATCTATGAGACCACCACATTGCGTTTTATTGCCGCAGTCATAGGGACTCCCGTACCTGATGTGAAATGGTATAGAAATAAGTCATTGCTTGAACAAGATGAAAGGGTCAAAATACAAAAAGAAGGTGATATTTGTATCTTAGAAATCCACAACATTCAAAAAACAGACGGAGGGGAATATATGTGCCATGCAATAAATATCATAGGCGAATCCAAGAATATCACACAAGTACAAGTGTTACCCCATGATGGAAGAGCTttggctcttcctcctccagtaACTCATCAACATGTTATAGAGTTTGATATAGAGCAAGGGTCAGCATCACGAACACCTTCGCCTCAGGAAATTCTCCTGGAAGTAGAGCTGGATGAGACTGAGATTAAGGAATGTGAGAAGCAAGTGAAAATAGCCACCATTCCTGAACTCACTTCTGATAATCAAAGTATGATTGTGTCTCTTGATGTTCTCCCTTTATCTCTGGTGGAACACACAATGGCTTCTTTTGGGAAAGAGAATGAAGATGTTACAATCGACTTTGAAGTCACCGAGATGCCTCCACGCTTTACCACCCCTGTTTTTGACATAGAGGTTCCTGAAAAATCTGAGGCATTATTTCATTGTACAGTCTCGGGATGTCCTACCCCAGTAGTGCAGTGGTTTAAGGAAAATCAGTGCATTTCTTCAGATGCTTGGAAGTATGCTGTTAGAAGTGAGAATGGAAGTCATAGTCTTAAAATTCAGAATGTACAGCATTCTGATAGTGGCATGTATTTGTGTAAAGCTGTTAATGCTGTTGGAGAAGCTATATGCAGGTGCTTGTTAGCTGTAACTGGGGGCCAGGGGGCTCTTGCAGTGACCAATGATGGAGGTGAGGCAGATCTAAGTTTGGATAGCACTAGTGGCAGGCCTCAAAAGATTGATTTGCTTGTTGATAATACTATccaaaatggcaaccagacaGAAATAGAGCTGGAGTTTGAGTTTGAAGGTGACACTGATGATTCTCAGAAAGCTGTTAAATTGGTAGCTGTTACAGaacaggagcaggaagaggaaggagaagcatgTGTAAATATTAACTTTGATGTATTTGCTGAACCATCCAAAGAAGAGCAGATTGAATTTAAAGGTGAGAGCACAGACACCTGCAGCTTTGAATTTCAAGTTACAGAAGCACCTCCAAAGTTTATGAAACATATTTCTGATTGTGCTTCTTTCATGGGTACCTCTGCAAGTTTCCAATGTCTAGTAGTTGGTTCTCCAAAACCAGCAATAAGCTGGTTTAAAAATGGGGCATTGATTCACGAAGAGAGATACTGTATGGAGGAAAGTCAGGAAGGTTGTCACAGTCTGACTATAAGAAGCTTAGTCCAAACTGATGAAGGAGAGTATAAGTGTGTAGCAACAAACAAAGCAGGGACTGCCTATAGCAGTGCTTCGTTAACAATCTGCTGA